The sequence CAGCACCGGCCAGCCCAAGGGCGTCGTCATCGAGCACCGCCAGCTCGCGGGCTACGTGGCGGGCGTCAGCGACCGGCTGGCGCTGCCGGAGGGCCTGTCCTTCGCGACGGTGTCCACGCTGGCCGCGGACCTGGGCCACACGGCGGTGTTCCCCACGCTGTGCAGGGGCGGCGCGGTGCACCTGGTGGACCGGGACACGGCGTCGGACGCGGGGAAGCTCGCGGCGTACGGCCGGACGCATGAGGTGCAGGGTTTGAAGATCGTCCCCACGCACCTGGAGGCGCTGCTCGCGGGCCAGGACGCGGCGGACCTCCTGCCGGGCCACCGGCTGGTGCTGGGCGGAGACACGGTGTCGTGGGCGCTGGTGGAGCGCGTCCACGCGCTGTCACCGGACTGCGAGGTGTTCAACCACTACGGCCCCACGGAGACGACGGTGGGCGTGCTCGCGCAGCGGGTGGAGCGCGGCGCGAGGACGCAGGGCACGCGGTCGGTGCCGCTGGGCCGGCCGCTGGGCAACGTGCGCGTGTACGTGCTGGATGCGTACGGGCAGCCGGTGCCCACGGGCGTCCCCGGTGAGCTGTTCATCGGCGGCGCGACGGTGGGCCGCGGCTATCAGGGCCGGCCGGACCTGACGGCGGAGCGCTTCGTGCCGGACAGCTTCGGCGCGGAAGCCGGCGCCCGGCTGTACCGCACGGGCGACCGCGTGCGGTGGCTGCACGACGGCCGCATCGAGTTCCTGGGCCGCGTGGACCACCAGCTCAAGATTCGCGGCTACCGCGTGGAGCTGGGTGAAATCGAAGCCGTGCTCGCGCGGCATCCCGCCGTGAGCGAGTGCGTGGTGGTGGCCCGCGACGATGCTGGCCAGGGCCGCCAGCTCATCGCCTACGCGGTGGGCCGGTCCGGGTCCGAGCAGGCCCTGGACGAAGCGGTGCTGCGCGGACACCTGACGAAGCTGCTGCCGGACTACATGGTGCCCTCGGCGTTCGTGGTGCTGGACGCCCTGCCGCGCACGTCCAACGGCAAGGTGGACCGCAAGGCCCTGCCGGAGCCATCGCGCTCCGGTGAGGACACGGGCCACGTCGCGCCGCGCACGCCCACCGAGGAGCGGCTGGCGGCGCTCTGGCAGGAACTGCTGGGCGTGCCCCGCGTGGGCGTGCACGACAGCTTCTTCGACCTGGGCGGCCACTCGCTGCTCGCCACGCAGGTGGTGGCGCGGGCGGGCGCGCTGTTCAACGCGAGGCTCGCGGTCATCGACCTCTTCGAGGCACCGACCCTGGAGGGGCTGGCCGCGCGCATCGACGCGGGCACGAGCTCGGACTCGCCGCTGGTGGTGCTGCGCAAGGGAGGCGCACGGACGCCCTTCTTCTGCGTGCACCCGGTGGGCGGCAGCGTGCTGGGCTACCTGGAGCTGGCGCGGCGCATGGGCGAAGACCAGCCCTTCTACGGCCTCCAGGTGCCGAGGGACGGCGCGGGCCCGACGGTGGAGGCCATGGCCACGCGCTACCTGCAGGCCGTGCGCGGCGTGCAGCCCACGGGTCCCTACCGCCTGGGCGGCTGGTCCATGGGCGGACGCGTGGCGTACGAGATGGCGCGGCAGCTCCGCCTGGAAGGCGAGACGGTGGAGCTGCTCGTCGTCATCGACGCGCTGGGCGAGGAGCCCGCGCCCACGCAGGCCCTCACGCAGGACGAGGCCGTGGGCCAGCGCGTGCTGGAGTTCGCGGATCACCTCACGCGGCTCGCGGACGTGCATCCCCGCGCCGCGGAGGTGCTGGGCCTCGTGGATCCGGTAGAGCTGCGCTGGGTGCTGGAGGAGATGCCCGGTTTGGACCTGGGCCTGGAGGAGGCCGCGTGCGAGGAGCTGCGCGAGCTGTGGCACCGCTTCGGCGGGAACCAGGCGGCATCGCGGGCCTACGTCCCCGGGCCGTATGACGGAAGCCTGGTGCTGCTGCGCGTGGCGGAAGGGCCGGAGGCACCGGAGGACCTGGGCTGGCGCGCGCTCGTGCACGGAGGCCTGACGGTGCACACCGTGCCGGGCGACCACTTCACCCTCATCCGTCCGCCCCACGTGGACACGCTGGCCGAGCGCCTGCGCGCGCTGCTCACCGGAAGGAATGGCTAGCCGCCCCATGGCCCGACACTTCACGCAGGCCCAGCACGCGTCCCTGCGCGCGTTGCTGGGCGCGGCTCCGGGAGATGGCGCGGAGGCCCTGGCGCACCGGGCGCCGGTGCCGTTCCGCGACGTCCAGCGCATCCTCGCGCTGCCGGAGCTGCCCTATGTCCACCTGCTGGGCGAGGACACGTGGCTCCTGGGAGGCCGCATCCTGCGCTGGCTCACCCACGACACGCGCCCCGGCGGCGACTACGACCTGTTCTGCGCTTCGTTCCAGGCGCTGGAGCGGACCGCGAGGCACATGCTGGCCACGGGCTACACGCCCTGCCGGAGGCACGTGGCCACGGCCTGGGGTCCCTGGCTGAGGGACCGCATCCAGCGCCGTGACGACCACGCGCCCTGCAAGGAGGCCGTCCCCACCGCAGAGGCCGCGCTCCAGGAACGGCTGCGGCTGCGGCGCTTCCCGGACGGCCGGGAGATGTACGCGCTGGAGCTGCACTCCCCGGAAGGAGACCTGCTCCAGCTCGTGCACATCCCGGCCCTCTTCACCGGGAGCGGCGACGCCAGGAGCCAGCAGCTGGCCTTCACGGACCTGAGCATCTGCCAGTTCCTCCTGGACGGCCGCCTGCTGCACGCGGGACCCTACGCCTGGGCGGATCTCCTTCGACAGCGGGTGCGGGTGGTGCACATGGTCCGCCCGCGCATCACCGCCGAGCGCCTGGTCAAGTACGCCGGCCGGGGCTTCTGGCCCGATGCTCAATCCGTGCGCACGGTGTTCCAGGCCGTGCGCAGGGGCTGAGCGGCGCGCTCCTGTCCGCTCAAGGCCAGGTCGGTTCCGGCTCCAGGCAAAGCCGGCCGGTGCAGCAGTCGACGCGGCACGTCTGCGCGTTCTCGTTCGGACCGCAGATGCCGTCACCGCAGTTCGAGATGATGAGGCCGCAGTCCAGCCGGCAGTTGCTGGAGGTCTCCAGGCCGTTGCAGGTGCCGTCGCCACAGAAGGAGCCGCAATCATCGAAGCAGGTGGCGGTCGTCTCCGAACCATTGCAGGTCCCGTCGCCGCACCACGTCGTCTGGAGGGTGCAGTCCTGGGGGCAGGTGCTGGTGTTCTCGTTGCTGTTGCACACGCCGTCACCGCAGTAGTCGAGGACGAGGCCACAGTCCTGCGGGCAGTTGAGGCTCGTCTCGCGCCCGCTGCACACCCCGTCACCGCAGAACGTGAGCGTTCTGCAATCCCAGGGACAGTTGGTGCTGTTCTCTCCGTTGAGGTGATCACAGTCGCCATCACCGCACAGGTAGCGGCCCATCCCGGCCTCGACCTGCGCCAACTCCGACTCCGACTCCACGGGCCCGCACGCAGCGAACAGACCGAGCGACAACCCAGCAATCATCACAGCGAAACGCGACTTCATCTGTACCTCCAGGGGAAGGGGACACGCGTGCCAATACACAGACAATGCCAACCACCCCACCCCTCCCAGGACCTGGACTTTGTGGCGCAATCCGCCACATGAAACGGATTGAACCCACGTTCTGTGGCTCGATCCGTTACACCTGGCCGGAGGACGCGGGCCTTGCCGCATGGAGGTCCATGATCGCCCTGCTGACTTCATCCGATCAGGGGGCTAGCATCGGGTGCATCCCCCCGCTGAAAGCCGACTCCGCTGAACGCCACCGAACCGCGTCACCTCGCCGGCCTGGACCTGCTCCGGTGCCTGGCCATCCTCATCGTCGTCGTCTTCCACTACCCGCGTCCCGAAGGTCACGAGCTCTACCAGGCGTTCGCCAACTTCGGCTGGACGGGCGTGGAGCTGTTCTTCGTGCTCAGCGGCTTCCTCATCGGCTCGCAGCTGCTGGAGCCGGTGTCGCGCGGTGAGACGCCGTCGCTCAAGCGCTTCTACCTGCGGCGCTCCCTGCGCATCCTTCCGTCCTTCCTCGTCGTGCTGGCGCTGTACCTCTTCGTGCCCGCCTGGCCCGAGATGCCCGTGGTGACACCCGCGTGGCAGTTCCTCACGTTCACGCAGAACTTCGGCCTGCGCCGCAACGGCTTCTCCCACGCGTGGTCGCTGTGCGTGGAGGAGCACTTCTACCTGGTGCTGCCACTCACCGTGCTCGCGCTGCGCAAGCACCTCCGCGCGCCGTCCCTCATCGCCCTCGCGGCGGCCGTGATGCTCGGAGGCATGCTCCTGCGCGGCGGGCTGTGGATGCAGCACTTCTCCACGCTCGGGCCGGGAGAGCCCGGGTGGCGCGAATACGACAAGCTGCTCTATTACCCGACGTACGCGCGGCTCGACGGGCTGACGTGCGGCGTGCTGCTCGCGGCCCTGCGCGTGTTCCGGCCCGCGGCCTGGGAGCGCTGGACGCGCGGTGCCCGCGCTGGAGGGATGGCCGTCGTGGGACTCGCGTGCCTGGGCGGCGTGCTCTTCATCAACGAGGAGCACTAC comes from Corallococcus macrosporus and encodes:
- a CDS encoding acyltransferase family protein, with protein sequence MLRCLAILIVVVFHYPRPEGHELYQAFANFGWTGVELFFVLSGFLIGSQLLEPVSRGETPSLKRFYLRRSLRILPSFLVVLALYLFVPAWPEMPVVTPAWQFLTFTQNFGLRRNGFSHAWSLCVEEHFYLVLPLTVLALRKHLRAPSLIALAAAVMLGGMLLRGGLWMQHFSTLGPGEPGWREYDKLLYYPTYARLDGLTCGVLLAALRVFRPAAWERWTRGARAGGMAVVGLACLGGVLFINEEHYRYLPYVLLSFPLASLGFAALLMALSGPSASRVCARIPGVKTFAVLSFTVYLTHKAVQHGVRDALAPHGMDAFHVVTVLGGAVAVLLASLALHHGVERPMLKLRERLERRLLSRKPLPQPAVS